In Rubrobacter aplysinae, the DNA window CTGGAGAAGCCCGGTAAAGACCGTCGGCGTCCCGGCGAACTCGCGCTCGGTGGCCCGCCGCGCCGGGCCGTCGCCGATGATCGCCATCCTGGTGTCCGGCACCCTTTCGAGAATGGCCCGCGCCTGTCCGATGTTCTTCTCCGGGGCGACGCGTCCGACGAAGGCGAGGATCATCTTCTCCGGGTCGCCCCCGGAGAGCTTCCGCCGCCAACGCTCGCCGGCCTTGTCCGGGTGGAAGAGCGCGGAATCTACCCCGTGGGGCCAGACCCTCACGCGCTTTATCCCGTCTTTGACGAGATCCTCTCTCACGGACTCGGAGGTACACAGGTTGACGTCTGCCTGATTGTGCAGCATCCGGGTGGTCCGGCGGGTAAACCCTTCCAAAAAGCCCAGGTTGTAGTACCGGGCGTAGGCCGCGACGTTGGTGTGATAAGAGGCCACCAGCGGTATCCGGTTACGACGGGCGTGGTAGATGCCTCCAAGCCCGAGGAGTATGGGGTTGACGACGTGGATCACGTCCGGCCGGAACCTCCGCAGCGCCCGTCCTACCCCGGGATGAGGCGGGGCGAGCCGTATCTGCGGGTAGGGCGGGAAGGCCACGCCAGGGAAGCCCACGACCTCGGCCCCGGCGTAGCTCCGTGGCATCCCCTTCGTACGGGGAGCCAGGACCATCACCTCGTCGCCCATCCGGGTAAGCCCGCTTATGGTGTGCCGCAGACGGGTTACCACCCCGTCCGTGGCCGGCAGGAAAGTCTCCGTAAAGATCGCGACGCGCAACGCGCTAGACCATCCCCCCTCGACACCGGACTCCAGACCTCATCCGCCGGACGCCACACCCTTCATGCAGCTCCATGCCCTTTCAGGCGCGACGCCGGCGATCCGGGGATTATAGGCGCTACAGGCGCTACGGGTGCTATATGTGCCCGGATCGCCACCAGGGTAAGCAGCAGACTCCGGGAGCCGGGCTACAAATTATCTACGATGGCCTCCGTGAACTCGCTGGTGCCGGCCGTGCCGCCGAGGTCCTTGGTGCGAGTCTCGGGCTTTGAGAGCGCCTTCTCGATGCCGGACTGCATCCGGTAGGCGGCCTCGTTCATGCTCAGGTAGGTGAGCATGCTCTTGGCAGACAGGAGCGTCGCCAGCGGGTTGACCCGGTTCTGGCCGACGTACTTCGGGGTGGAGCCGTGGACCGGCTCGAAGAGCGCGAGACCGTCGCCGATGTTTGCGCCCGGGGCGACCCCGAGCCCGCCGGTAAGCCCGGCGCACTCGTCGGAGAGGATGTCGCCGTAGAGGTTCGGGCAGACGAGCACGTCGTACTCGTTTGGCTTGGTGACGAGCTGCATCGCCATGTTGTCCACGATGCGGTCGTCTATCTCCTCGAAGTCGTTCTCGTACTCCCCCGCGACCTCGTAGAACACGTCCCTAAAGAGACCGTCGGTGTACTTCATGATGTTCGCCTTGTGGACGACGGTTATGCGCTTGCGGCCCTGCTCCTTGGACC includes these proteins:
- a CDS encoding glycosyltransferase family 4 protein, which produces MRVAIFTETFLPATDGVVTRLRHTISGLTRMGDEVMVLAPRTKGMPRSYAGAEVVGFPGVAFPPYPQIRLAPPHPGVGRALRRFRPDVIHVVNPILLGLGGIYHARRNRIPLVASYHTNVAAYARYYNLGFLEGFTRRTTRMLHNQADVNLCTSESVREDLVKDGIKRVRVWPHGVDSALFHPDKAGERWRRKLSGGDPEKMILAFVGRVAPEKNIGQARAILERVPDTRMAIIGDGPARRATEREFAGTPTVFTGLLQGEDLAGALASVDVFVLPSTTETLGMVTIEALASGVPVLAARSGASEEILDEGHDGLIFEPGSEESLVGQARRLLGDAGLREKLSRNARATAEKRDWTVATRRLRDLYGEARDVSGGAG
- a CDS encoding isocitrate/isopropylmalate dehydrogenase family protein; translated protein: MAQTVTLIPGDGVGPDLTDSVRRVVDALEVGIEWEVAEAGEAMMEKEGTPLPESVLESVRRNKVAIKGPLTTPVGTGFRSVNVALRKELDLYANVRPSLSLPGIDLPYKDIDIVLYRENTEDLYAGIEHTVGRHAAESIKIITREGTERLCRLAFERSKEQGRKRITVVHKANIMKYTDGLFRDVFYEVAGEYENDFEEIDDRIVDNMAMQLVTKPNEYDVLVCPNLYGDILSDECAGLTGGLGVAPGANIGDGLALFEPVHGSTPKYVGQNRVNPLATLLSAKSMLTYLSMNEAAYRMQSGIEKALSKPETRTKDLGGTAGTSEFTEAIVDNL